In Bacillus cereus ATCC 14579, a single window of DNA contains:
- the essA gene encoding type VII secretion protein EssA produces MIKQWSIVAKLSFLSILLLFVALPIRSAADSYLGDDGKIKFKVDRLEESDQEKNKKEHKETELDKASIELFNKDIEEEIEKKKKKEQKDMEALRDSLFIKQKENNSVKDTKNSLFSSEYIVRKSADEVASNETMNEEPISITIILLFGGGILLICIGIYTVLRKSWR; encoded by the coding sequence ATGATCAAACAATGGAGCATAGTGGCTAAGTTATCATTTCTCTCTATCCTTTTACTGTTTGTCGCGCTACCGATAAGGAGCGCGGCTGACAGTTATCTTGGTGATGATGGGAAGATTAAGTTTAAAGTGGATCGACTTGAAGAAAGCGACCAAGAAAAAAATAAAAAGGAACATAAGGAAACAGAATTAGATAAAGCATCGATTGAATTATTTAACAAAGATATAGAAGAAGAAATTGAGAAAAAGAAAAAGAAAGAACAAAAAGATATGGAAGCTTTGCGAGATTCTCTTTTTATAAAACAAAAAGAGAATAATAGTGTTAAAGATACGAAAAATAGTTTGTTTAGCAGTGAATACATTGTCAGAAAAAGTGCAGATGAAGTAGCAAGTAATGAAACAATGAATGAAGAGCCAATTAGTATAACAATAATATTATTATTTGGCGGTGGCATTCTACTTATTTGCATCGGTATTTATACGGTTCTTCGTAAAAGTTGGAGGTAA
- a CDS encoding GNAT family N-acetyltransferase translates to MTYIIREMKQEDIHAVQSVAKIAWHDTYEGIIPREIQDSFLDEAYSDEKMKYRLKNTHLFVAEEEGEVIGFANFSPVRLQNEAELGAIYLLPDQQGKGIGSALLQRGIKALNGIRKLYIHVEAANEKGKRFYEAKGFAELEQFEEDFEGHMMQTVRMVLYV, encoded by the coding sequence ATGACATATATAATTAGAGAAATGAAGCAAGAAGATATTCATGCTGTACAATCAGTAGCAAAAATAGCTTGGCATGATACATATGAAGGCATTATTCCGAGAGAAATTCAAGATAGTTTTTTAGACGAGGCATATTCTGATGAAAAAATGAAATATCGTCTTAAAAATACGCATTTATTCGTTGCGGAAGAAGAGGGTGAAGTAATAGGGTTTGCAAACTTTTCACCTGTTAGACTACAAAACGAAGCAGAATTAGGTGCGATTTATTTGTTACCAGATCAGCAAGGAAAAGGGATCGGAAGTGCTTTATTACAAAGAGGGATTAAAGCATTAAATGGGATACGGAAATTGTACATACATGTAGAAGCAGCAAATGAAAAAGGAAAACGCTTTTATGAAGCGAAAGGTTTTGCTGAATTAGAGCAATTTGAAGAAGACTTTGAAGGACATATGATGCAGACAGTAAGGATGGTTTTATACGTATAA
- the essB gene encoding type VII secretion protein EssB, translating into MTEKIIQIDAMNYQFQIEKENWKLEMTKSQTRIKDFRQFDIITGESSEFVPLTIEETDDMFTFLYQVDKKLYKWGDLSRFGRNEKLRLLRNVAQFRKYLNKRITFFLHPDNIVFNANLIPSIIHRGIRDIVPPTPLLEEQFLTQYKCLIIALFSQKHNFDDLYAGLLKDAKETTFEQTVAQMESLDALLQFLDDSFEKEQTKTEKNMQLVPKKSYKSFKYLAFSFIAATVILAAPLIYFTFIKFPYQNKLLEANASFIATDYDKVITQLNEEEFESLPIASKYELAFAYITAEKLGEAQKKSIMKNISLKSDEKYLLYWMYNGKGNFDKSLDLAKTLDDPQLIMYGLVKQIESLKNNPDLSGEERDQKLKTYEQQLDEYKKKYGNSSSDKNLSDTEKKE; encoded by the coding sequence ATGACGGAAAAAATAATTCAAATTGATGCAATGAACTATCAATTTCAAATAGAAAAAGAAAATTGGAAATTGGAGATGACCAAATCTCAAACACGTATAAAAGACTTCCGTCAATTCGATATAATTACGGGCGAATCATCTGAATTTGTACCATTAACAATAGAAGAAACGGATGATATGTTTACGTTTCTATATCAAGTAGATAAAAAATTATATAAGTGGGGCGATCTTAGCCGTTTTGGAAGAAATGAGAAATTAAGACTACTTCGGAATGTTGCGCAGTTTCGTAAATATTTAAATAAACGAATCACGTTCTTTTTACATCCAGACAATATAGTTTTTAATGCTAATTTAATACCAAGTATTATACATAGAGGAATTCGAGATATTGTTCCGCCAACCCCATTATTAGAAGAGCAATTTTTAACACAATATAAGTGTCTAATTATTGCTTTATTCTCCCAAAAACATAACTTTGATGATTTGTATGCTGGGTTACTAAAAGATGCAAAAGAAACAACATTTGAACAGACCGTTGCTCAAATGGAAAGCTTAGATGCATTACTGCAGTTTCTTGATGACAGCTTTGAGAAGGAACAAACAAAAACAGAAAAAAATATGCAGTTAGTACCTAAAAAAAGCTATAAATCATTTAAATACTTAGCTTTTTCCTTCATAGCGGCGACAGTTATTTTAGCTGCTCCTTTAATATATTTCACTTTTATAAAATTTCCTTATCAAAATAAATTGTTAGAAGCAAATGCAAGTTTCATAGCAACTGATTATGACAAAGTCATTACGCAATTGAATGAGGAGGAGTTTGAATCATTACCGATTGCATCTAAATATGAGTTAGCATTTGCATACATTACAGCTGAAAAACTAGGTGAAGCTCAAAAGAAATCGATTATGAAAAACATTAGTTTGAAAAGTGATGAAAAGTATTTGCTGTATTGGATGTATAACGGAAAAGGTAATTTTGATAAATCATTAGATTTAGCTAAGACACTTGACGATCCTCAGCTTATTATGTACGGCCTTGTTAAACAAATTGAATCACTGAAAAATAATCCAGATTTATCAGGGGAAGAACGTGATCAAAAGTTAAAAACATATGAGCAACAATTAGATGAATATAAAAAGAAATATGGCAATTCATCAAGCGATAAAAATTTGTCGGACACAGAGAAAAAAGAGTAA
- a CDS encoding GNAT family N-acetyltransferase, producing the protein MQNVVLKGKKVTICTIEESDIKTLWNIIFKEESPEWKKWDAPYFPFSMQEYSSYKEKMQTRLQEEPLSNLIIENNGQIIGTVGFYWEHKPTRWLEMGIVIYDPTYWNGGYGTEALTLYRDLLFEKMEIGRVGLTTWSGNERMMKVAEKIGMSLEGRMRKCRYYNGTYYDSIRMGMIREEWEALCVTKG; encoded by the coding sequence AAGGGGAAGAAAGTTACAATTTGTACAATAGAAGAATCGGATATAAAAACATTATGGAATATCATATTTAAAGAAGAAAGCCCAGAATGGAAGAAATGGGATGCGCCATATTTCCCGTTCTCAATGCAAGAATACTCTTCCTATAAAGAGAAGATGCAAACTCGTTTGCAAGAAGAACCACTGTCAAATTTAATTATAGAAAATAACGGTCAAATTATAGGGACGGTCGGATTTTATTGGGAGCATAAACCGACGCGTTGGTTGGAGATGGGAATTGTTATTTATGACCCAACATACTGGAATGGTGGCTACGGTACAGAAGCGTTAACGTTATATCGAGATTTATTATTTGAAAAGATGGAAATTGGTAGAGTAGGGCTCACGACTTGGTCTGGTAATGAACGAATGATGAAAGTAGCGGAGAAAATAGGAATGAGCTTAGAAGGTAGAATGCGAAAGTGTCGTTATTATAACGGAACATACTATGATTCTATTCGAATGGGCATGATTCGTGAAGAATGGGAAGCGCTATGTGTAACGAAGGGGTGA
- a CDS encoding 2'-5' RNA ligase family protein → MYAIIATFDRVFTNKITELQNELTNVIGTNQLAGVEPHITLADYNELDVHLYTEKLGEFVAIQENMDAVTFPSVGIFPTNGTVFLAPTVTSELLKLHHSYHDYFKTFHDNPNSYYVPGKWVPHCTIANRLHTKQFLSVLEYIYEKFDFVTASIEKLKLIKVNYENGSAISSSILAEYNLKRMETSR, encoded by the coding sequence TTGTACGCTATTATTGCTACATTTGATCGTGTGTTTACTAATAAAATTACAGAACTGCAAAATGAATTAACAAATGTAATTGGAACAAATCAACTAGCTGGAGTAGAACCTCATATTACGTTAGCTGATTATAATGAGTTAGATGTTCATTTGTATACGGAGAAACTAGGGGAGTTTGTAGCTATTCAAGAAAATATGGATGCAGTAACTTTTCCTTCTGTTGGAATTTTTCCTACTAATGGAACGGTCTTTTTAGCGCCCACTGTTACCAGTGAATTGTTAAAACTTCATCATTCTTATCATGATTATTTTAAAACTTTTCATGACAACCCAAATTCATATTACGTACCGGGAAAATGGGTTCCGCATTGTACAATTGCAAATAGATTACATACAAAGCAGTTTTTAAGTGTACTGGAATATATTTATGAGAAATTTGATTTTGTAACAGCTTCAATTGAGAAATTAAAATTAATTAAGGTGAATTATGAAAATGGTTCTGCCATTTCTTCTAGTATATTAGCAGAATATAATTTAAAGAGAATGGAGACATCGAGATGA
- a CDS encoding GNAT family N-acetyltransferase has protein sequence MIIKANQEDTNEILKYAAQSLFEGTRGNCQLSTKKAIEITKPIVEKGAYYLIIKEENKVMGWILIGENTDYFSREKLGFIYELYVFPKYRGRGLSRELMEAGIKELKEKYSEIRLNVFAGNFAKEMYEEFGFVERQVIMTLK, from the coding sequence ATGATAATTAAGGCGAATCAAGAAGATACCAATGAAATATTAAAATATGCGGCTCAATCGCTTTTTGAAGGGACGAGAGGCAATTGTCAATTAAGTACCAAGAAAGCAATTGAGATTACAAAGCCGATTGTAGAAAAAGGAGCATACTATTTAATTATTAAAGAAGAAAATAAAGTAATGGGATGGATATTAATAGGGGAAAATACAGACTATTTTTCTCGTGAAAAACTTGGATTTATATATGAATTGTACGTTTTCCCAAAATATCGCGGGAGAGGATTATCGCGAGAACTGATGGAAGCTGGTATTAAGGAATTAAAGGAGAAGTATTCAGAAATTCGGTTGAATGTATTTGCTGGGAATTTTGCAAAAGAGATGTACGAAGAGTTTGGGTTTGTTGAAAGGCAGGTAATTATGACTTTGAAGTGA
- a CDS encoding DUF3952 domain-containing protein, with product MKLKKKAKVMIVVSIMASLLSGCGFGEKQIDYKPFVKALDEGDMRKVMSASDDGYAYVKQRGIYSTYEQKEDGEHRKTIYQTSEGIYNTKDKSLYGSTTQAVTSAVDSKDNKKEGVYRTNIMYKNGQVKSPDSNLDVSYVNLIVDRLKGIGKLKMKPGDDIKKFDQPSTVGYKLNESEFQSIVNDKLKIQYDEYDGGSIVLHIDSKDGSEQILEVSIVINYKKRNDEGKLVEYISQIHTYFDSQKGNNQDAKKKYIDYRAQDKNNK from the coding sequence ATGAAATTAAAGAAGAAAGCTAAGGTGATGATAGTCGTGTCAATAATGGCAAGTTTATTAAGTGGATGTGGTTTTGGGGAAAAGCAAATAGATTATAAGCCATTTGTCAAAGCTTTGGATGAAGGTGACATGAGAAAGGTTATGTCTGCGAGTGATGATGGGTATGCGTATGTGAAACAAAGAGGTATATATAGTACATATGAACAAAAGGAAGATGGAGAGCATAGAAAAACAATCTATCAAACTTCGGAAGGGATATATAATACGAAAGATAAAAGTTTATATGGAAGTACAACACAAGCGGTTACTTCAGCAGTAGACAGCAAAGATAATAAAAAAGAAGGTGTTTATCGTACCAATATTATGTATAAAAATGGACAGGTGAAAAGTCCGGATTCAAATCTGGATGTTTCATACGTAAACTTAATTGTTGATCGTTTAAAAGGAATAGGGAAACTAAAGATGAAGCCCGGAGATGATATAAAAAAGTTTGATCAACCTAGTACAGTTGGATATAAACTAAATGAATCAGAGTTTCAGAGTATTGTTAATGATAAGTTGAAAATACAATATGATGAATATGATGGTGGATCGATTGTACTGCATATAGATTCTAAAGATGGTTCAGAGCAGATATTGGAGGTAAGTATTGTAATAAATTATAAGAAGCGAAATGATGAAGGTAAGTTAGTAGAATATATATCACAAATACACACATATTTTGATAGTCAAAAAGGCAATAATCAAGATGCAAAAAAAAAATATATAGATTACAGAGCACAGGATAAAAATAATAAGTAA
- a CDS encoding cupin — protein MKIFDFSEKVGKHLSVFQSNFIMSKILNHRGNIHIGAMHLHENGIIGNHEAVVSQLLLIVDGTGYVCGVNKEKIKIEAGQAVFWEKGELHETSTEHGLTAIVMEAENLEQAIVMPIIQGEL, from the coding sequence ATGAAAATTTTTGATTTTAGTGAAAAAGTAGGAAAGCACCTATCAGTATTTCAATCTAATTTCATCATGTCGAAAATATTAAACCATCGAGGAAATATACATATCGGTGCTATGCATTTACACGAGAATGGAATCATCGGTAATCATGAAGCAGTTGTATCTCAACTGCTTCTTATTGTGGACGGGACAGGATATGTATGTGGAGTAAATAAAGAAAAGATAAAGATAGAGGCGGGACAAGCTGTGTTTTGGGAAAAGGGAGAGCTCCATGAAACAAGTACAGAACACGGATTAACGGCAATTGTTATGGAAGCGGAGAATCTTGAACAAGCGATAGTAATGCCTATTATTCAAGGGGAGTTGTGA
- a CDS encoding EsaB/YukD family protein has translation MAIQTHINVTVDFSKWNGNTYDLRIPNHQSIKYLLKNLLDTLKIDNHEGSHFVIKVKNKSIVLTDNDRLIDHQITDGDILQVL, from the coding sequence ATGGCAATACAAACACATATCAATGTGACAGTAGATTTTAGTAAATGGAATGGAAATACATATGATTTGCGTATTCCGAATCATCAATCTATTAAATATTTATTGAAAAACTTATTAGATACGCTAAAGATTGATAATCATGAAGGTTCGCATTTTGTGATTAAAGTGAAAAATAAGTCAATTGTTTTAACAGATAATGATCGTTTAATTGATCACCAAATAACAGATGGAGATATTTTGCAAGTTTTATAA
- a CDS encoding WXG100 family type VII secretion target, giving the protein MAGQIRMSPEELKSKATRYGQGANQIEDILRQLQNLQNELRGEWEGRAFEGFDQQFNQLKPKVQNFAQLLQEINMQLNKTAEAVARHDEDLSRNFGLQ; this is encoded by the coding sequence ATGGCAGGACAAATTCGTATGTCACCAGAGGAGCTTAAATCGAAAGCGACTCGATATGGACAAGGTGCAAATCAAATTGAGGACATTTTACGTCAACTACAAAACTTACAAAATGAATTAAGAGGAGAATGGGAAGGTCGTGCTTTCGAAGGTTTTGACCAACAGTTCAATCAATTAAAGCCAAAAGTACAAAACTTCGCACAGCTATTACAAGAAATTAATATGCAGCTTAATAAAACTGCAGAAGCTGTTGCTAGACATGACGAAGATCTTTCTCGTAATTTCGGTCTACAATAA
- the esaA gene encoding type VII secretion protein EsaA, with the protein MKKFKWSILLFIILALVLSTGVSYLALNQNVKKANENTTPKMTVALVNEDQGTVFEGNKIAFGDQFVKNVNKNTKQEWYVVSRGVAENGLKNNNYNMMIVIPNDFSRKAVAIDSEIPEKLTLNYKVNATGNKDLKAEAENTASVILEDFNKQIIDVYFASIIGKLQGAQDNIGKIIEKGNVQTTMYKKDIHSPLANYTNQFKTVQDYTGVSVNSFKGFQDVLKGFGQALDEGNKSNSTYLDGFNNFQKMQTDNNLLANNFINQFNQYMNDMNTGDALKQLSALESANKIISNQFTFSEKEPNILTDASAIQKYLADVKKQVSEYDTELAGKLESDIQETVIKKLKQSMSNDGKQEIFINTLMKQPDARIKKQIENLIAKLPSLNMEEIGQSDLPDTTKLQLQNVIQFTKKYNKENNFYYDPVNKISLGNAIKEVKDRLYTEGITFSDTAKVIKMESPQILKISIPEEFKLDGSTGFLHIDDVDRTSDFLQSEAGEITIAPRNEGDIKISLDVKLKDPNINIDVFSPVTWQWELSGTHTKETSPEKEKPNKEDKGTQTENSKVENVVHKSQYGIMPLVHNAKTPIIQKTEQSNNGDSVKPDAGGKPDTGGNPDTGGKPDTGGNPDTGGKPDTGGKPDAGGKPDAGGKPDTGGNPDTGGKPDTGGNPDTGGKPDTGGKPDAGGKPDTGGNPDTGGKPDTGGKPDTGGKPDTGEKPDTGEKPDTGEKPDTGEKPDTGEKPDTGTDNGSNSKTIESTTNQVIHQKTEKITDITSSVLIKEAVDTVESYQGLMSLYEMYYGIDLRTKDVGPKLEEGSLDAIATDQSLYYVLNKQSLIDLISNLVSSSITTEIKQDMSGLKQKINSYQQSITSADQNSMLLAEKLNGTTQQATSMNENLGEYVKGLAKWRENSLKLVEEQQVLTTNHAGEQTAILSLDSGIKSLMMQSQSLVESSKHSLATSDDVYKTFDQINGQAKEIQDSGTTIVSKADLLLNDFTKKMEDDKSFSKNFTKILANSRIGDRQNEMLYDFLASPVQKQNDGVIVAGNAFTPYLIVLTCFIVALFTAYAIANQEKKRMQSDHFEEKFSLIDMNVPTTVVAFGISIVEGISIGIISGRLLKFGQDQSLLWIAFITFIMMAFVLVSTYLLRQIKMVGMFILLVFLSMYLFLTEAVGSKVDQMSSVGKIRQFSPLQYIESFLNDFISGKDTGKVIFVVLFVVAIIGLVSNLFVWHKKWEEKEVNDQTMEHSG; encoded by the coding sequence GTGAAAAAGTTCAAATGGAGCATCTTGTTGTTTATTATTTTAGCTCTTGTACTATCAACAGGGGTCTCCTATTTAGCATTAAATCAAAATGTTAAGAAAGCTAATGAGAATACTACACCAAAAATGACAGTTGCGTTGGTAAATGAAGATCAGGGTACTGTATTTGAGGGTAATAAAATAGCGTTTGGAGATCAATTTGTTAAAAATGTAAATAAAAATACGAAACAAGAATGGTACGTAGTTAGTCGCGGGGTAGCAGAAAATGGATTGAAAAATAATAATTACAATATGATGATTGTTATTCCAAATGATTTTTCTAGGAAAGCAGTTGCGATTGATTCAGAGATTCCGGAGAAATTAACGTTAAACTACAAAGTAAATGCAACTGGGAATAAGGATTTGAAAGCTGAGGCAGAAAATACAGCTTCTGTTATTTTAGAAGATTTCAATAAGCAAATAATCGACGTTTATTTTGCGAGTATTATCGGTAAGCTACAAGGTGCACAAGATAATATAGGTAAAATAATTGAAAAAGGAAACGTTCAAACAACTATGTATAAAAAAGATATACATAGTCCGTTAGCGAATTACACAAATCAATTTAAAACAGTACAAGATTATACAGGTGTTTCTGTTAATAGTTTCAAAGGATTTCAGGATGTTTTAAAAGGTTTCGGTCAAGCGTTAGATGAAGGGAATAAATCTAACAGTACGTACTTAGATGGTTTTAATAACTTTCAAAAAATGCAAACTGATAACAATTTGTTAGCGAATAATTTCATAAATCAATTCAATCAATATATGAATGATATGAATACAGGCGATGCTTTAAAGCAATTAAGTGCATTGGAATCCGCTAATAAAATTATTTCAAATCAATTTACGTTTTCAGAGAAAGAACCAAATATTTTAACTGATGCTTCAGCAATTCAAAAATATTTAGCAGATGTAAAAAAACAAGTGTCTGAATATGATACAGAACTTGCAGGGAAGTTAGAAAGTGATATTCAAGAGACGGTAATTAAGAAATTAAAGCAATCTATGTCGAATGATGGAAAGCAAGAAATCTTCATAAATACATTAATGAAACAACCAGATGCTCGAATAAAGAAACAAATCGAGAATTTAATTGCGAAATTACCTAGTTTAAACATGGAAGAAATCGGTCAAAGTGATTTGCCAGATACAACGAAATTACAACTGCAAAATGTAATTCAATTTACAAAAAAATATAATAAAGAAAATAATTTTTATTATGATCCTGTAAATAAAATATCTTTAGGAAACGCAATTAAAGAAGTAAAGGATAGACTTTATACAGAGGGAATTACATTTAGTGATACTGCTAAAGTAATTAAAATGGAATCTCCGCAAATTTTGAAGATAAGTATTCCAGAAGAATTTAAACTAGATGGAAGTACAGGATTCTTACATATTGATGATGTGGATCGTACAAGTGACTTTCTTCAAAGCGAAGCAGGAGAAATTACAATAGCTCCTCGTAATGAAGGGGATATAAAGATTAGCTTGGATGTGAAGTTAAAAGATCCAAACATCAATATAGATGTTTTCTCTCCTGTAACATGGCAGTGGGAATTGAGTGGGACTCATACAAAAGAAACTAGTCCTGAAAAAGAAAAACCTAACAAAGAAGATAAAGGAACACAAACGGAAAATAGCAAAGTGGAAAATGTGGTTCATAAATCACAGTATGGCATAATGCCGTTAGTACACAATGCTAAAACGCCTATTATTCAAAAAACGGAACAGAGTAATAATGGTGACAGTGTAAAGCCTGATGCAGGAGGAAAACCTGATACGGGAGGGAATCCAGACACAGGAGGAAAACCTGATACGGGAGGGAATCCAGACACAGGAGGAAAACCTGATACGGGAGGAAAACCTGATGCAGGAGGAAAACCTGATGCAGGAGGAAAACCTGATACGGGAGGAAATCCAGACACAGGAGGAAAACCTGATACGGGAGGAAATCCAGACACAGGAGGAAAACCTGATACAGGAGGAAAACCTGATGCAGGAGGAAAACCTGATACGGGAGGAAATCCAGACACAGGAGGAAAACCTGATACAGGAGGAAAACCAGACACGGGAGGAAAACCTGATACAGGAGAGAAACCAGACACAGGAGAAAAACCTGATACAGGAGAGAAACCAGACACAGGAGAAAAACCTGATACAGGAGAGAAGCCAGACACTGGGACAGATAACGGTAGCAATTCAAAAACTATTGAAAGTACAACGAATCAAGTTATACATCAAAAAACAGAAAAAATAACAGATATTACTTCCAGTGTATTAATTAAAGAAGCAGTAGATACAGTCGAAAGTTATCAAGGTTTAATGAGCCTTTACGAAATGTATTATGGGATTGATTTAAGAACGAAAGATGTAGGTCCTAAGTTAGAAGAGGGAAGTTTAGATGCAATTGCGACGGATCAATCTTTGTACTACGTATTAAATAAACAAAGCTTAATTGATTTAATTTCAAATCTTGTTTCATCAAGTATTACTACAGAAATAAAGCAAGATATGTCAGGTTTAAAACAAAAAATAAACTCTTATCAACAATCTATTACTAGTGCGGATCAAAATTCTATGCTACTAGCGGAGAAATTAAATGGAACGACGCAACAAGCAACTAGTATGAATGAAAATTTAGGAGAGTATGTAAAAGGTTTAGCGAAATGGCGTGAGAATAGCTTAAAGCTAGTTGAAGAGCAGCAAGTATTAACAACAAATCATGCTGGTGAGCAAACAGCTATTTTATCGTTAGATTCTGGTATTAAATCATTAATGATGCAAAGTCAGTCATTGGTCGAAAGTTCGAAGCATAGTTTAGCAACTTCAGACGATGTATATAAAACATTTGATCAAATTAATGGACAAGCAAAAGAAATTCAAGACAGCGGAACGACAATTGTTTCAAAAGCTGATTTATTATTAAACGACTTTACGAAGAAAATGGAAGATGATAAATCATTCTCCAAAAACTTTACGAAAATTTTAGCGAATAGTCGTATTGGAGATCGTCAAAATGAAATGCTATATGACTTTTTAGCTAGTCCAGTTCAAAAGCAAAATGATGGAGTAATTGTAGCAGGTAATGCTTTTACACCATACTTAATTGTATTAACTTGTTTCATTGTTGCATTATTTACAGCATACGCAATTGCGAATCAAGAAAAGAAACGAATGCAATCAGATCATTTTGAAGAGAAATTCTCATTAATTGATATGAATGTACCAACTACAGTAGTAGCTTTCGGTATATCAATTGTGGAAGGAATTAGTATAGGTATCATTTCTGGGCGTCTTTTAAAGTTCGGTCAGGATCAAAGTTTACTATGGATTGCGTTCATCACATTTATTATGATGGCGTTTGTATTGGTCTCAACCTACTTATTAAGACAAATAAAAATGGTAGGTATGTTTATACTATTAGTATTTTTAAGCATGTACCTATTTTTAACTGAGGCAGTTGGAAGTAAAGTAGATCAAATGTCCTCTGTCGGAAAGATACGTCAATTCTCACCGCTTCAGTATATAGAAAGTTTTCTAAATGATTTTATTAGTGGTAAAGATACTGGGAAAGTTATTTTTGTCGTATTGTTTGTAGTTGCCATTATTGGATTGGTTAGTAATCTATTTGTATGGCATAAGAAATGGGAGGAAAAAGAAGTAAATGATCAAACAATGGAGCATAGTGGCTAA